Part of the Oscillibacter hominis genome is shown below.
CTACATCCTGATGGCGGACGCCCTGGCAAAGGAAATCGGCCTGCGGCTCAGGCCGGAATCCCTGCGCCAGCTCCATGAGGCGGACGCGATTTTAGCCGAATGGGGCGTGACCAACTGGAGCGACCGCTGAAGGGCCGATCTTCTCTACGGCTTTTCCGTCCGTAAATTTTCTGCAAAGCCGCTCCCTGCAAATGCAGGGGGCGGCTTTTTCGCGAAATCTTCCCTTGACAAATGAAAATTTCATGCTATTATACTTTTAAAAATTTAGTTAAATATTTTTAGCTAATATTTTTGAATGCAAAGTAAAGGAGTATTTCATATGTCTTTTGAAGAAGTCCGCGAGGTAATCGTCGACACACTGGCCTGCGACGCGGAGCAGGTGACCCTTGACGCCACGTTGATGGAGGATCTGTCGGCCGACTCACTGTCCATTGTGGAGCTGACCATGGCACTGGAGGAAAAGAGCGGCATCACCATCGACGACGAAGCCACGGCCAAGCTGAAAACCGTCGGCGACATTGTCCAGTACCTGCAGGCCCATCAGTCCTGATGCAAAGCGGCGGCTTTTTCCGGGCGCCGCTTTCCTCACGGGAAAGGATATATATGACCAACCAAGAACTCTCTGAGCTGATTGCTCTTTTTGACCGAAGCACCGCATTGACCATGAAACTTTCCGAAGAGGGGTTCTCCCTGGAACTGGATCGCAGGGGACGCGGGGAGGCGGCCGTCCCTCCTGTTCCGCAGCCCGCAGCGCCGGAGGAGTCCGGCCATGACGGCAAGTGGGTCAGGGCCCCGTTGGTGGGCACCTTTTACGCCGCCCCCGGCCCTGACCAGCCG
Proteins encoded:
- the acpP gene encoding acyl carrier protein; this translates as MSFEEVREVIVDTLACDAEQVTLDATLMEDLSADSLSIVELTMALEEKSGITIDDEATAKLKTVGDIVQYLQAHQS
- a CDS encoding acetyl-CoA carboxylase biotin carboxyl carrier protein, yielding MTNQELSELIALFDRSTALTMKLSEEGFSLELDRRGRGEAAVPPVPQPAAPEESGHDGKWVRAPLVGTFYAAPGPDQPPFVQPGSHVAKGQTLCLIEAMKMMSEVCAPCECIIEETAAQNGQLLSYDAPIFRYREA